From the Brevibacillus choshinensis genome, one window contains:
- a CDS encoding copper ion binding protein, with the protein MKKLTLQVEGMSCQHCVVSIEGALKEIGAEGKVDLTSNTVDVTYDEEKISIDAVKEAIEERGYDVV; encoded by the coding sequence ATGAAAAAACTTACATTGCAAGTCGAAGGCATGAGCTGCCAGCATTGTGTCGTTTCCATTGAAGGTGCACTTAAAGAAATCGGGGCAGAAGGAAAAGTTGATCTCACGAGCAACACCGTAGATGTAACGTATGACGAGGAAAAAATCTCGATCGATGCAGTCAAAGAGGCTATTGAAGAGCGAGGCTACGATGTCGTGTAA
- a CDS encoding FMN-binding glutamate synthase family protein has protein sequence MGSHWMTFLLGSFAGAMIAIVFSGILALVFSRPLVKWIIGRFTKRLMNDRYPENIWEIVSALTRISPQTVIENSLRASEAGVIERPFRSPRKFLHFEGLVFSPAQLATLAAPEESEVDMRVTIGPRAKKPLKIEIPIMAAGMGYGIGVSEKTKIAIAKGTAGVGTLTNTGEGGFLPEERQHAKYLMIQYHSGSWSKEPQILRQADAIEIRFGQGATAGAATFTPMDYLEGRAAAVMQVQNQEFAVVPSRHEEIQKPQDLRKLVEKLRVLTDGVPIGVKICANAKMEADLEVAIWAGVDFISIDGGQGGSKGSPPILEDDFGLPTIHALSRAARYLKKRKVKDKITLLSGGGYSTPSDCLKALALGADGIYMGTSLLWAMTHDQVTKAIPWEPPTQLLFYPGSLTEEFHEQEAAQYLENFLTSFVEEMKVAILALGKTSLHQVGMEDLVALDEWTSKITNVPLVSEPYLPSKEWMESLYASSDVD, from the coding sequence ATGGGAAGTCATTGGATGACGTTTTTGCTTGGATCCTTTGCCGGCGCTATGATTGCAATCGTCTTTTCAGGTATTCTGGCGCTAGTGTTCTCGAGGCCGTTGGTGAAATGGATCATCGGTCGATTCACTAAAAGGCTCATGAATGACCGCTATCCGGAAAATATTTGGGAGATCGTATCTGCCCTGACACGTATTTCTCCACAAACGGTCATTGAAAATAGCTTGCGTGCCTCAGAAGCGGGAGTCATTGAAAGGCCGTTTCGCAGCCCGCGCAAATTCCTTCATTTTGAAGGATTAGTCTTTTCCCCTGCCCAACTGGCAACACTGGCTGCTCCTGAAGAGTCCGAGGTCGATATGCGCGTGACCATTGGACCACGGGCAAAAAAACCGTTGAAGATCGAGATACCGATTATGGCAGCAGGAATGGGATACGGAATAGGTGTGTCTGAAAAGACAAAGATCGCGATAGCGAAAGGGACGGCAGGCGTTGGAACGTTGACGAACACGGGTGAAGGGGGATTTTTACCCGAGGAAAGGCAACACGCGAAATATTTAATGATCCAATACCACTCCGGCTCCTGGTCAAAAGAGCCCCAAATTCTTAGGCAAGCGGACGCCATCGAGATTCGTTTCGGGCAAGGAGCTACAGCAGGTGCAGCCACCTTTACGCCTATGGATTATCTCGAGGGCAGAGCTGCCGCCGTCATGCAGGTGCAAAACCAAGAGTTTGCCGTGGTCCCGTCGCGGCATGAGGAAATCCAGAAGCCGCAGGACCTTCGCAAATTGGTCGAGAAGCTTCGAGTCCTCACAGATGGTGTCCCCATTGGTGTAAAGATCTGTGCGAATGCCAAAATGGAGGCTGATTTGGAAGTGGCCATTTGGGCCGGTGTCGATTTTATCAGTATCGATGGAGGGCAAGGAGGATCCAAGGGCAGTCCTCCCATTTTGGAAGACGATTTTGGGCTGCCGACCATCCATGCCCTGTCACGAGCAGCACGCTACCTGAAAAAGCGAAAGGTGAAAGACAAGATCACCCTGCTCAGCGGCGGCGGCTATTCCACACCATCGGATTGTCTGAAAGCACTGGCATTGGGCGCAGATGGCATTTATATGGGGACGTCGCTTCTGTGGGCCATGACACATGATCAAGTAACGAAAGCGATCCCTTGGGAACCACCCACGCAGCTCCTCTTTTATCCCGGCAGTTTGACCGAGGAATTTCATGAACAGGAAGCTGCACAGTATTTAGAAAATTTTTTAACATCGTTTGTGGAAGAAATGAAGGTTGCGATCCTTGCCCTGGGAAAAACTTCACTTCACCAAGTGGGGATGGAGGATCTAGTCGCCCTTGATGAATGGACAAGCAAAATCACCAACGTTCCGCTTGTTTCGGAGCCTTATCTGCCATCAAAGGAGTGGATGGAGTCGCTTTATGCATCCAGCGATGTCGACTGA
- a CDS encoding MBL fold metallo-hydrolase produces the protein MSTIEQISEHIWIMHACHDTDRPILAAISGAKRTLLIDAGNSPTHAALFRQELQRHGVRQPEILVLTHWHWDHTFAMSEWNLPSIAQAETAHALRKLISQDWSDAAMEQLFEQQIINESTMANIKKEYGGNRNMIRIVEPDILFQESITIDLGGVTCEVNHVGGDHAIDSCYVYVKEDQTLFLGDALGPSVYGGPRSYTASSFLRLLRQAYAYNAQLFVESHGRPMDRAGFQKELGDWEQLAQFTEKYGQDRDRIAKEMSTYLQVPELPHEFSKALEWFMVGAAKE, from the coding sequence ATGTCCACGATCGAGCAGATTTCCGAACATATCTGGATCATGCATGCATGTCACGACACAGATCGTCCCATCCTGGCAGCAATCAGCGGGGCAAAAAGAACCCTTTTGATCGATGCAGGAAATTCGCCGACACATGCTGCACTGTTTCGCCAGGAGCTGCAAAGGCATGGCGTTCGTCAACCAGAGATCCTGGTATTGACGCATTGGCACTGGGATCATACATTCGCAATGTCAGAATGGAATCTTCCATCCATTGCGCAAGCAGAAACCGCACATGCATTACGCAAACTGATTAGTCAAGATTGGTCGGATGCAGCTATGGAACAGCTTTTCGAGCAGCAGATCATCAATGAAAGTACGATGGCCAACATCAAAAAAGAGTACGGCGGGAACCGAAACATGATCCGGATCGTTGAACCAGATATCCTGTTTCAGGAGTCAATCACAATAGATCTCGGCGGAGTGACCTGCGAGGTGAACCATGTCGGAGGAGACCATGCCATAGATTCGTGTTATGTGTACGTAAAAGAAGATCAAACGCTGTTCTTGGGTGATGCGTTGGGTCCCTCCGTCTATGGGGGTCCGCGAAGTTATACAGCTTCCAGTTTTCTTCGTTTATTGAGGCAAGCGTATGCGTACAATGCCCAGCTGTTTGTGGAATCCCACGGACGTCCGATGGATCGTGCAGGCTTCCAAAAGGAGCTGGGAGATTGGGAACAGCTTGCTCAATTCACAGAGAAATACGGCCAGGACAGAGACCGGATTGCAAAGGAGATGTCTACCTATCTTCAGGTCCCAGAGCTCCCTCATGAATTCTCTAAAGCCCTCGAGTGGTTCATGGTCGGTGCTGCAAAGGAATGA
- a CDS encoding heavy metal translocating P-type ATPase: MEATATKGSKQVNLQITGMTCAACAIRIEKGLNKLDGVSAANVNFAMEKASVVYDPAKVSVTSLEENINKLGYGTAKEVVDFQLEGMTCAACANRIEKGLNKLPGVTNATVNFAMETAHVEYSPSEVSVSDMQKKVQQLGYKAILKTDNAEAVDHREKEVQNQKRKLLLSAILSFPLLWSMVGHFSFTSWIYMPEIFMNPWVQLLLATPVQFYVGKQFYVGAYKALRNGSANMDVLVSLGTSAAYFYSLYLTIVWFIDGGAVHHGPSLYYETSAVLITLVIMGKLFESLAKGRSSEAIKSLMGLQAKTALVMRNGQELSIPVDEVIAGDIVLVRPGDKVPVDGEVMEGTSSVDESMITGESIPVEKRSGDSVIGATINKNGMLKIKATKVGKETALAQIIKVVEEAQGSKAPIQRVADVISGIFVPIVVGIAVVAFLVWYFFVTPGDFAEALEKAIAILVIACPCALGLATPTSIMAGSGRAAELGILFKGGEHLEQTHKIDAIILDKTGTVTKGKPELTDVLAAGNVEDFLKLVGAAEKNSEHPLAEAIVAGIQEKGISMPGTEAFEAIPGFGIKAVVEGKELLVGTRRLMEKFGVDAKQAYETMSRLEEDGKTAMLVAIDNRYAGMVAVADTIKETSKAAVNRLKEMGIQVIMITGDNKRTANAIAAQVGIDHVLAEVLPEGKAEEVKKLQAQGKKVAMVGDGINDAPALATADIGMAIGTGTDVAMEAADVTLMRGDLSSIPDAIFMSRKTMSNIKQNLFWALGYNTLGIPIAAIGLLAPWVAGAAMALSSVSVVLNALRLQRVRVPHK, from the coding sequence ATGGAAGCAACCGCAACAAAAGGAAGCAAGCAGGTCAACTTGCAAATAACAGGGATGACTTGTGCCGCATGTGCGATTCGAATCGAAAAGGGCTTGAACAAACTGGATGGGGTGTCAGCGGCAAATGTGAACTTCGCCATGGAAAAAGCGAGCGTCGTTTACGATCCCGCGAAAGTCAGCGTGACCAGCCTTGAAGAAAACATTAATAAATTGGGTTACGGAACGGCGAAGGAAGTCGTCGATTTTCAACTGGAAGGGATGACATGTGCAGCATGTGCAAACCGGATTGAAAAGGGCTTGAATAAGCTACCCGGCGTCACGAATGCAACGGTAAACTTTGCCATGGAAACGGCGCATGTAGAGTACTCCCCGAGCGAGGTTTCCGTTAGTGATATGCAAAAAAAAGTGCAGCAACTTGGCTATAAAGCCATTTTAAAAACAGATAACGCAGAAGCTGTTGATCACCGAGAGAAAGAGGTACAGAATCAAAAAAGGAAATTGCTCCTTTCCGCAATTCTCTCGTTTCCGCTTTTGTGGAGCATGGTCGGCCATTTTTCGTTCACTTCATGGATCTACATGCCAGAAATTTTCATGAATCCATGGGTGCAACTACTGTTAGCCACACCCGTTCAGTTTTATGTCGGCAAACAGTTTTATGTGGGAGCTTATAAAGCGCTTCGCAACGGAAGTGCAAACATGGATGTTTTGGTTTCGCTTGGGACTTCAGCGGCTTACTTCTACAGCCTGTATCTGACGATCGTGTGGTTTATAGACGGTGGCGCAGTTCATCATGGCCCATCCCTCTATTACGAGACGAGTGCTGTTCTCATAACACTGGTGATCATGGGCAAGTTGTTCGAGTCCCTCGCAAAAGGAAGGTCGTCAGAAGCAATTAAATCTTTGATGGGGCTTCAAGCGAAGACTGCTTTGGTCATGCGCAATGGGCAAGAATTGTCCATTCCGGTTGACGAAGTGATTGCCGGGGATATCGTCCTAGTCCGTCCTGGAGATAAGGTACCGGTAGATGGAGAAGTCATGGAAGGCACTTCGTCCGTAGATGAATCCATGATCACCGGTGAAAGCATTCCTGTAGAAAAGAGATCCGGCGATTCAGTCATCGGTGCCACCATCAATAAAAACGGCATGCTCAAAATCAAAGCAACTAAAGTCGGTAAAGAAACAGCACTAGCACAGATCATCAAAGTCGTGGAAGAAGCACAAGGTTCAAAAGCACCAATTCAACGGGTTGCAGATGTCATTTCCGGAATCTTTGTTCCGATTGTAGTCGGCATCGCGGTTGTCGCTTTCCTGGTATGGTACTTCTTCGTGACACCAGGCGATTTTGCGGAGGCATTGGAAAAAGCCATCGCGATCCTGGTCATTGCTTGCCCTTGCGCACTGGGATTGGCAACCCCGACCTCCATCATGGCGGGTTCCGGACGCGCGGCCGAGCTCGGAATCCTCTTCAAAGGAGGAGAGCATTTGGAGCAAACACATAAGATTGATGCCATTATTTTAGACAAAACAGGGACGGTCACCAAAGGGAAACCAGAATTGACGGATGTTCTTGCTGCGGGCAACGTAGAGGACTTTTTGAAGCTGGTAGGAGCAGCCGAGAAAAATTCGGAGCATCCACTTGCGGAAGCGATTGTGGCGGGGATTCAGGAGAAAGGTATCTCGATGCCTGGAACAGAAGCGTTTGAAGCGATCCCAGGCTTCGGAATCAAGGCAGTGGTTGAAGGGAAAGAGCTACTGGTCGGCACCCGTCGTTTGATGGAGAAATTTGGGGTGGATGCCAAGCAAGCGTACGAAACGATGTCCCGCCTGGAGGAAGATGGAAAAACGGCCATGCTTGTCGCAATTGATAATCGGTACGCTGGAATGGTAGCTGTAGCGGATACGATTAAAGAAACATCCAAAGCCGCTGTCAATCGATTGAAAGAAATGGGAATCCAGGTCATCATGATCACCGGGGACAACAAACGGACGGCAAATGCGATCGCTGCCCAAGTCGGAATCGACCATGTACTCGCAGAGGTCCTTCCAGAAGGCAAAGCGGAAGAAGTAAAGAAACTGCAAGCGCAAGGAAAGAAAGTAGCGATGGTAGGGGATGGCATAAATGATGCGCCAGCCCTGGCAACGGCAGATATCGGGATGGCGATCGGCACGGGGACGGACGTGGCAATGGAAGCGGCAGATGTGACGCTTATGCGTGGGGACCTTTCGAGCATTCCAGATGCGATCTTTATGAGCCGGAAAACCATGAGCAACATCAAACAGAATTTGTTCTGGGCACTCGGATACAATACGCTCGGTATTCCAATTGCAGCCATTGGATTATTGGCACCGTGGGTAGCAGGAGCGGCGATGGCTTTGAGTTCAGTATCCGTGGTTCTCAATGCACTTCGGCTGCAGCGTGTCAGAGTGCCGCATAAATAA